The Primulina tabacum isolate GXHZ01 chromosome 1, ASM2559414v2, whole genome shotgun sequence genome contains the following window.
attaaatattttgtaatctTATAAAGGTATTTTAGCtcataaaaaattacaaaagtttttgtaggtatctcatgtattatttttttatatactagtttatttttttggtgtttgataatttttgttttctaaaaattatatattattttatcaagaTACCATAGTTATAGATTACATTTAATTTACAAAGATagttttaattttgatttaaaatagaGATAAGTTGAgagagataaaataaataaataataataaacacaTATTATGTAAGTTTAAAACTataaataaacatttctttTTATATCGACATACCAAAATTTGTTAATATGATGTATTCAAGTATTATATAATAGTAAAgattacatatatatttataagattataacaataacaataagaACAACAACGACATCAAGAAAAAATAGCTTTCTTATACACTTGTTGTGTGTATGTCCAGTCGATTTATTTTATAAGTACTTTTGTTGaacaaaattgaaaataaaacatgGTAAGATTATATTTGTATAAGaagataaatttatattattttattaaaatacgaTAGTTATAGATTAGATTTAAGATAGTTTGAACTTTGAGATAAACTAGAAAAAAGTTAAAAGAGAGAtgcaaaaattattaataataagaagataaatttatattattttattagaaatttAGAATATGATAGTTATAGATTAGATTTAAGATAGTTTAAAAATTTAGAAAAGAGATGAAAAAATTACTGATAACTACATATATATTATGTAAGggtaaatctataaataagcgTTCATATGCTTCGTTTTTCTTTCTTCACCGTGTATTGAAATAGAATCCAAAGAAATTATATTGATATTTTTCAGTCGAATAATTCATCAGGTTTTGTGGAAAGCTCCGAGGACTTAGAGGGGAAAGCAATTCACGAGAGGTTGAatgattgtttttttttcttcttcttcattttcattttaTGTATTAATTCGTTTCTTTAAACATCGAATGATCAGCACAAGGATTATGAATAATTGTAAATTAGTttgattataaattaaaaaatttgatatgtTGTTTGGTTTGAAGTTATTGGTAAATTAGTAGACATGGTGGTTCGTATTTACAATAattagtaatatttttttattgatgatccaaataagatacatgtctcacataaatttttgtgttGGCAAATGTATGTAGCGGGCGTAACAGCATTACCCTGAAGCGAACACTCAACATCCATATCAGTCAAGTCGGCAGAGCAACATGAACCAGAAGGTCAGTGTCTAAAGCCGATAATCAGTTATAACTTTGCCACAAGTCATGGGAATCCTTAAAACTTTTACTTGAACAATTGTGTATGTGGGATGcacgaaaatttaatttttcggAACATTGAGTTTCAACAATGAAAATTCTTATCGCAATTCCCAAACAATTTCcatccaaaaaaattatttttcccaAAGCGCAACGTGTCAAAAGGGCGAATTCATGCTAATGGTTGATTCCATCCTACATATAGGGGGACTACCCCATGATAGAATCAAGGGCCCAAATTTAGCCACACATACATGAggtctactaatttttttaaaatcaccaGTATGTGTGTGAATCTTGTCGATGCAAACTATGTGGGGGCAATGCTCCCACATACCCCCCACATATAGCATCGAAGATACCCATGCGAAGAGCGTCAAACAATGCATGCAGCCCCCACATCCAGCGTCGAACAATTGCTGTAAATCTTTTTGTGTAAATTTTTTTACTCTAAATTAAGGAATTGTTTCCACGACAAAATATCTCAATTGACAACTTACTTTGCTTTACTTTCGAAAATTAGGGAAGGAAAACAAAACTGTGTTACTTTAGGAAAAGAAATCTAAATTTTTGTTCTTTTTCGTCGATATTTACTTGTCTAATGTGACAATTCTTTGGTTCGATTTGAAGATAATTTTCAGTTATGATTCTTCTGCATAAATACGCAGATGTCCATCAACCCTTACATTTTCCACTGTTGCAAGAGGTGTGCGAGGAAGAGAAATACCAGATATCTTCCTCGAGATATAGTTTTCCAATTGCTTTTGCATCTTCCAGCTCAACTTTTACATGATGTCGTGAGGCATGTTTGCAGAGAATGGAGCCTTGTCATCTGTTCCCCAAATTTCATCCAGCACCATCTTAGAAATTCAACTGGTGGAGTTATAATCCAGCAGAAGATTTCGCCGCGCAATGGGATTTATGTGGAGATGCGACGAGGTTGTCTCGAGATATGTAAGTTTGACTGCGGGGTCGACGGTCTGGTCAGGTCTAGCTGCAATGGTTTAGTGGTGATCTCTGATGAGAGTGGATTTCCTAATCTTTATGTTACTAATCCCTTGACAAAACAGTGGACCATTCTTCCTCCTTTCTCCAATCTAACGGGACACTATTGGAATTGTGGTTTAGCATTTGTTGAGTCTTCCATGGAGTATAAAATGGTACGTATGTGTCGTGATGAATATATTGTTCAGAAGACACGAATTGCAGTGCTTACGATTGGAGTTGATGAAGTTTGGAGGCATATTGACATAAACTTCTGTCACTCTCAGCTTAGTTTCATTTGGTTTCTGTTTGTTACTGGAGGATATGTGCACTGGACGAGCAGCAAATATGTTTTGACATTGAATGTCGAGACTGAAATCATTCGCCGGTTTCCTGCGCCTCAATTACCAAAAATGTTCGGGAGTTTTCTACCAATGGGCGGCAATCTATCATATATTGATGAATCCCGTAAGTTTTCGAGGGATGTTTGGGAGATGAATTCCGTAACTGGAGAGTGGACCATGTTGTTTAGCTTTGACTCAGAACCTCTAAATGACAGATTTAAGGGCATGTTTTCTAATTATATGAAATCAATAACTCCCCGTTTTTGGTTAGTAGCGAGGGAACTTTTGGTCTTCAGTCTTGGATTTGGTCAGATATTTTGGATAGTTTATAATGTGAAGACTTCAGAAATTCAGTCATTTGAGTTGGAGGGGGGACGTTACCATTCCGAAGCTCATGTAAACAGCCTCGTTTGGTTGGAATGATGATTTAAAGCTACGAAAGAGATGAAAATACCAATTCCAAGACTGTCTTGTACCGGAGATGCGATCCTAAAAGGGCCATGAGTGTCgtgattaatttgatttattagTTTATGGAAGCATATGTTTAACACCCAAATGTTGTTTGGATGATGTTTTTCCGGACCTCGTGGTATAGATGACAATCTTATGAAGAAAATGATATCTTTTTATTAAATATCATGAATTAATTGTTTCGAATGTAGCAAACAAGATAATCATTGTCTCATTCATTTTTCTATCCATCAGGTCATTTCAAAACCATGTTAATGTTGTTACTTTTATTTTGGGGAGAATCTGTGCAAAATAGTGATTAAACTTGTGCCGGAATTGAGACACCAGAATGAAGTCTTTATGGGATTCTTTGAATATCTTTTTGAACAACGAAATGAGATTTCTCTTGTTGCAAGATTAATCTCATTTCCATTATCAATGTTTTTGACGATCTCATTTTcggttcggtcgaccctacccctgcgggcactgcctgcaggggtcgatccaacggctcggattttttcgagccaatttttttttttttttttacagggaggtgggccaggatcactcatgtggagtgatccgggctgttcattgcccgtgcaggcagtgcctgcacgggtaggttgaaacaaaccCTCATTTTCGATTGGGATTTGAAGTTGGTGAGGTTGCTTAATTTGATAGTTAACGCCTTTGATTTATCCTCCAAaacatgacaaaaacttgtgtgagacgatctcacgggtcgtattttgtgagacagatcttttatttgggttctccatgaaatttttttactttttatggtaaaagtattactttttgttgtgaatattggtagggttgacccgtctcacatataaaaatttgtgagaccgtctcacaagagacttactctaaaAACATATGAACCAAATATTAGGATTAAAGCATGGATGGTAGAAAAATCTGGGAGCGATTTGCTTGTACGTGTGTAATAAAAGCTATTCAAATAACGTACGAAAACTCCattctacttttttttttattaaatattagcAATCTGAGGTACTTGTTATGTGTACGTAATAAAAACTATGAAactaaaaaaattgaagaagataaagaataaataaatatatgtaatGTAAAAAAGTTGCAAGCTGtatgtataatttttaaattgaagGTGCTAATAATGGAGATAGTGTAATCTTATTTTCCATCTCTTTAcgttttaataataaaaatgaatgaATATTGTAATAGGTTAGATATGCAATTTGACGTTGGTGTATAATTGACGGACTAAATTAGTTAGTATAAGCGCTTCAAGTTTGATATACTAGAAAATTTCACGTGCGTTACATGCGAAAACAATTTTATTTGGTTGAGATCGAAGTAATCATATTTCGTCTTAAACTgtttagttttttaaaaattaagtgTTCACTTTTTTGCGGAAATTTCAAACTTCGGTCACTGTGATTCGACCTCTAATTAGCTACTGAAGTGAATACATAATTATAATCTTAAAATCCCCTCttcatttttatatttagaAATACCGAAATAACAAAATGTAGTATACTTTTATAAACCTTTCAAATCTattctaaaatatattttgagtaatatttgaaaatgctttaaaaaatatttataaattttttaaacacTATTTTAGTTCCTTGAATTAATTGTTACGATtatttttgtattgaatttattACTATTGaataaaatcattaataatAGTTAACAGTACAAATTAATTTTCCGTAAAACTCGTTTTGGAAATTTCTCATTTATTCTTCCCTGCGAACACATGCACCAAAAAGAGAAGCTTTCAAAATTCACCTATAAAATGGTTTCGTTGCTGGAAATCTTCTAGTTTCTTGCTCAGTGAATCACGATTTCAAATGTTTTTTTGttcatttatttgattttcGAAGGTACGTGTTCATGTACTCTTCAAGATTTTGTGTCTTGTACGTACTGCTGAAGCGGAGCGTGCACGTCGCGGAATGATTGTTTTTGTCCGGTAATTTCAGGTTGCTTCTTGCTTAATCGTGACGGCGAAACCGAAGAAATTTTGTCTGATCTGCTGCCTCGATTATTGGCGGATTAATTTATCCACGGTTGAGTGAGATTTTGACCTCGTTAATTTGAGCATTTTCGATACTGATTAGGTAAGCTGCCGTGAAGATTTGGGTTTTgtgttttcttcttctttcttgTTGGTTATGTGATATCGTGTTCCAGGTTGTGCTGCTAAAACTAATATTTTGCCACGTTGATACCATCTCGCGTGTGTTTATGTTCCTGTTTCAATCATTTTGTCTTTGGTTAGGAAATGCTGAGAAGCGATTGATCAAGCCAATCGGTGCTGTTGTTTGACTTACCATGGCGAGATTTATTGGAATGATTTTGTGGCCAGTGTTTTTGTTACTCTTGGTAGAGAATGGGAGATCGGTAGAATCAGCTTCTAGCTATTTACTCGGGCTTGGAAGCTATGACATAACTGGACCAGCAGCTGATGTTAACATGATGGGATATGCTAACATGGAACAGACTGCATCTGGTGTTCACTTCAGGTTGCGAGCTCGTGCTTTTATTGTGAAAGAGCCGCAGGGGAACATGATTGCTTTTGTGAATCTTGATGCTTGTATGGCATCCCAACTTGTGACAATAAAAGTCCTCGAGAGGTTGAAGACGAGGTAGTATTTCTTCTTAACCAACTAGTCTCGTCTGTGTTTGCTTTATATAGCGGAACCCAAGTCACGGTGAAGCATAGTTTACGGAGCATATTTTGAAAAGAGTTGTAACCTTGCTGTGTTGTTGTTTATGGGTGTAATAGCAGTTTCGTTAATATTGTGCTATTTGACATGAAAGATGTTCGTTTTCGCTATTCCAGGTATGGAAGTCTCTATAACCGAGAACAATGTAGCCATTAGTGGCATCCACACCCATGCTGGCCCTGCTGGctatcttcaatatgttgtgtATCTTGTAACATCCCTTGGTTTTGTACGTCAATCATTTGATGCCCTTGTTGATGGAATTGAGCAAACCATCATCCAAGCTCATGACAATCTTCGACCAGGATCAATATATGTGAATAAAGGTAATAGAGTAGTTGTTATAGTCTGTTAATGTGAATGTTAATGTGTATGCCTAAGTGGAATGAGTGATCTGTATCTCTGCCTCAAGTCtctacttttatttttatgattcgTGATCTTATGGTTCCTTAGAAGGAACAGATCTCAAGTATCACTGAATATGTTAAAGTGGATTGTTTAAAGAAGTTATTGACATCTCTGCATATCATATTCACCAATATTTGGATCAAATAACAGGGGAGCTTTTGGATGCTGGCATTAACCGTAGTCCAAGTGCCTATCTCAACAATCCAGCCACTGAACGCGGTAAATATAAGTATAATGTTGATAAAGATATGACCCTCTTGAAATTTGTTGACGATGAATGGGGCCCAGTGGGAAGTTTCAATTGGTTTGCCACCCATGGAACATCTATGAGTCGTACAAATTCATTGATCAGTGGGGACAATAAAGGAGCTGCAGCACGCTTTATGGAAGATTGGTTTGATCAGAATAGTGGCGGTGATTCATCTTCTATCATTCCTGAAGTTGATGAAAACACCCGAAGAGTTTCAAACATTATTTCGTCTATCAACGACAACCGTAAGTTCTTGGATCATTAACAAAACAAGTTGCGATATTGTATAACAACTTCAAATACAACATGGTGCTTGTTTTGCGTGTAGAATTGTAATAGCAGGGAATCTCTTTCGTTGTTTGCTCCACGTCATCCTTTCAACTTTAGACTTCAAAATATGAACTTAAATTGACTTAGCCACTGCATCGTGAAAAGAATAGTTTGATATGTTAAGAAAAATGCTGTAAATTTTCGAGAAACGATCAATGGATCGGTTTATTTTCGTTTGAGGGCTTGAACATGTGAGCCTGGCTACAAAGCTTCGGTCGTTACATGTTCATAGAAATATCACATTCTGTTATTGAATGATACTCAGATTTTGACGTTGAAGAATGTTGCTGCTAGGAGGAACTGTGTTTCTTTGTAATGTTCTATATTGATTTGGATTAAGAACTTTGCATTACATTTTGCTATATATTGTGACATTGCACTGTTGGAAGAAATTTATTGTAGGCTTCCATTACTCCTCCTCAAATCTATTATTCTGTGTCTACCTCTGATGATCAATTTATTTGTCAAGTAAAGACAGCATAGCACCTTGATCTTTGTAGGCATGAATATGCCTAAGAATGAACCTCAGCACAATACTTAAAAACTGAATTTAATTATTCTGCTTTGTTAACTGTTCATTTTGCGGTCCTATGCAGATCATGAGTTACTAGAACTTGCTGCTTCTTTTGAGCGTCTGTCTGGTAAGCCAACCACCAGATTGACGAGCATTGCAAGACGTGTAAGAAGTTCTCTTAGGCAGGCTGATaatccaagatttgtatctgCATTTTGTCAAACCAATTGCGGCGATGTTAGTCCAAATGTGCTCGGGGCCTTCTGCATTGATACTGGATTGTCTTGTGATTTCAATCATAGCACATGTGATGGAAAGAATGAGTTGTGCTATGGTCGAGGACCTGGGTATGTATGCTTCCATATTTTAGGATTTTGTGGAATTTTACCGTAATCACAACTTTCTGCGTGACTGGAGAACAGATAATTCTTGTGTACACTAAAATCTGAAAATCTTATATTCAACTGCATGACAGGTATCCGGATGAATTTGAAAGTACACGCATTGTTGGAGAAAGACAATTTAGAAAAGCAGTGGAACTTTTCAATTCAGATTCAGAACAATTAAAGGGGAAGATTGATTATCGCcatgctcatgttgatttctcCAACCTTGAGGTGACAATTCCCAAACAAGAGGGAAATGATGAAGTTGTAAAAACCTGTCCAGCAGCAATGGGGTTTGCATTTGCTGCTGGTACAACTGATGGACCAGGGGCTTTTGATTTTAAGCAAGGGGACAACAAAGTATGGCAATTGAATTTGTTTCTAGAGTTTATGCTTCAGGTTATCATATATTAATGTTCTCTCTTCAGGGGAATGCATTTTGGAGGCTGGTGCGCAACCTACTCAAAACACCAAAAAAGGAACAAGTTGATTGCCATAATCCGAAACCCATTCTGCTTGATACTGGTGAAATGAAGGAGCCTTATGATTGGGCAGTAAGTTGTAATCCTACCACGAATCATTTGTTTTTGTAGTAACGGCCTTGAAATCTTTTCTACTTTACTTTTGAAGTAGTCAGGTGAAGATCCAAGCATTCACTTCTTGGTTCCATCAAAACATAACTGATATATTGCTTGCTTTGGTCCCTGTGTGTGGTTCTGTAGATGTGTTACTCATCTACGAGGTAATTAATTTTGCTTTGAGGATGTAAAGTAGAACAAATGCAAGTCAATCTAATTGCCCTGCGTCCTATTGGGAGACCTTAAAAACTTTGGGGTAAAAACACATTCACACAATTCCAGAGAGCAACAGAACTCAGGAGTTCGAGCTATTGCTGTGGTTGGCAAATAATGCAATAGAACACTTTGTAACCGTAGTAGTTTAACATTGATCACCCTTGATAGAGCATCTTGAGTAGTTCAACGAATTCCAACACTGATTCTGTGAGAGAATTGAAGGGTTCTGACTTTGCGTTCATGCTAATGCCGTAATTGCACAGAACAATCTAAAGAAAGGGGTTTCGACCAATGTGGTTGAATTTTTTAGATGCattttgaataatatatttattcgaGATGAATTAGATTCTCGGGTTTTGTGGCCTCTGGTATTTTTTTTCTcattgttttttaaattttgagtaTGTTAATATTCCCTGCTTCCCCTTATCTCCCACCCTCCTGAGGATCATAAATTTATCATCTTTAGTGCTTTTCTCCTCTTTTGCAGCCTTCAATACTTCCAATCCAAATTCTGAGGATAGGGCAACTGGTCATTCTCAGTGTACCCGGAGGTACAAAAGTTAATTGGAAGTGTTTGTGTACATGAACTTATCTGGCAATATGAGTTAATAATTTTTGTTAAAATTAAGGGTGTGTTTAAAATAATTACTAAAGGAGCCCAATATGCCAGACTTGTACAAGATGAGGTCATGTTTTGACAAGTTTTGTTAACTTACTTGTTTCTTGATCGCTCTTAAATCATTACTCCTTTATGTTTTTCTCTGTGGGACTTAATTTGACATGATTAGGAGCTAAATACTTTTTTTGTTGTACCATGTCCCGTGCAGAATTCTCCACAATGGCTGGAAGACGGCTCCGTGATGCTGTGAAAACAGTGATCACAAGTGGAAATAGCACTGAATTTGGTAGTCATGTCCATGTTGTCATAGCTGGGTTGACAAATGCGTATTCACAGTATGTAACAACGTATGAGGAGTATCAGATACAAAGATACGAGGTAAGTCATCATGCATTAATTCTGATTAATTAAGATCATTAAAAGTTTGACCCTTGAATTATCTCTTGATCACATCACAAACATTTCAAAAACCAGGCATAGATCCTTTTGATTGGTCTAAGCAAATAACAAAAGCTAGCAAAAAGCTTTAGGTGTCACATATATTCTTCCATAGAACAAATTTGACTGTCCTGACAGCAAGCCTAATCCGGATGCAACATATTACACACTTATTATTGGTTTAGGATAACATATTAATACAGGTTATCAATTATCATCCAGTTAACAAAGATTTTTGAGGTTTTTGTTGGTGAATCTAATCTCGACACGGACTTATAACACAATTACTGGTTTAGTATAATATAGGTTATCCTCCAATTAATAAAGATCTTAGAGGTTTTTGTCTGGATGCGTACCTGAAATGCAATCCAATATGATGACCAAACGTAGTGGAGAATAGTTGAGATGgattatttaacaatttatgagacatttgattttgttttttatgatgcGCATCAGGGTGCATCAACATTATACGGCCCACATACTCTCACCGGCTATATTCAAGAGTTCAAGAAGCTTGCAGCTGCCCTTATAAGTGGAAAATCAGTCGAATCTGGGCCACAACCGCCCGATCTTCTAGAAAAACAAATTAGTTTACTCCCACCGGTTGTGATGGATGCAACTCCTATCGGTGTCAAGTTCGGAGACGTAAGCTTAGATGTACCAAAGAACGCCAGTTTCAAGAAAGGTGACAACGTGACAGTAGTTTTCTGGTCAGCGTGTCCCAGAAATGACCTAATGACTGAAGGCACATTTGCTCTTGTAGAGATTCTTGAAGGTAGCAATTCTTGGGAACCAGCTTATGATGACGATGATTTTTGCCTAAGATTTATATGGTCTCGGCCTTTTAAACTTAGCACTCGGAGTCATGCAACTTTAGAATGGAGGATACCCAAAACTGCTGC
Protein-coding sequences here:
- the LOC142542290 gene encoding F-box protein At5g07610-like, with protein sequence MSINPYIFHCCKRCARKRNTRYLPRDIVFQLLLHLPAQLLHDVVRHVCREWSLVICSPNFIQHHLRNSTGGVIIQQKISPRNGIYVEMRRGCLEICKFDCGVDGLVRSSCNGLVVISDESGFPNLYVTNPLTKQWTILPPFSNLTGHYWNCGLAFVESSMEYKMVRMCRDEYIVQKTRIAVLTIGVDEVWRHIDINFCHSQLSFIWFLFVTGGYVHWTSSKYVLTLNVETEIIRRFPAPQLPKMFGSFLPMGGNLSYIDESRKFSRDVWEMNSVTGEWTMLFSFDSEPLNDRFKGMFSNYMKSITPRFWLVARELLVFSLGFGQIFWIVYNVKTSEIQSFELEGGRYHSEAHVNSLVWLE
- the LOC142542307 gene encoding LOW QUALITY PROTEIN: neutral ceramidase 1-like (The sequence of the model RefSeq protein was modified relative to this genomic sequence to represent the inferred CDS: deleted 1 base in 1 codon), yielding MARFIGMILWPVFLLLLVENGRSVESASSYLLGLGSYDITGPAADVNMMGYANMEQTASGVHFRLRARAFIVKEPQGNMIAFVNLDACMASQLVTIKVLERLKTRYGSLYTENNVAISGIHTHAGPAGYLQYVVYLVTSLGFVRQSFDALVDGIEQTIIQAHDNLRPGSIYVNKGELLDAGINRSPSAYLNNPATERGKYKYNVDKDMTLLKFVDDEWGPVGSFNWFATHGTSMSRTNSLISGDNKGAAARFMEDWFDQNSGGDSSSIIPEVDENTRRVSNIISSINDNHHELLELAASFERLSGKPTTRLTSIARRVRSSLRQADNPRFVSAFCQTNCGDVSPNVLGAFCIDTGLSCDFNHSTCDGKNELCYGRGPGYPDEFESTRIVGERQFRKAVELFNSDSEQLKGKIDYRHAHVDFSNLEVTIPKQEGNDEVVKTCPAAMGFAFAAGTTDGPGAFDFKQGDNKGNAFWRLVRNLLKTPKKEQVDCHNPKPILLDTGEMKEPYDWAPSILPIQILRIGQLVILSVPGEFSTMAGRRLRDAVKTVITSGNSTEFGSHVHVVIAGLTNAYSQYVTTYEEYQIQRYEGASTLYGPHTLTGYIQEFKKLAAALISGKSVESGPQPPDLLEKQISLLPPVVMDATPIGVKFGDVSLDVPKNASFKKGDNVTVVFWSACPRNDLMTEGTFALVEILEGSNSWEPAYDDDDFCLRFIWSRPFKLSTRSHATLEWRIPKTAASGVYRIRHFGAAKGLFGSVKHFTGCSSAFVVV